The genomic interval TTTTATGTTGGTACGCACGAACGGCAACTCACCTCGAAGCCCGTCGTGGCGGACAAGGCGCAGGAGAAGTCGGCCGCATTGCCCATCTCCATCACTGGTGAGGCTGCTCCGCCATAGCCATAGCCATTGCCCTCAGCGGAGGCCTGCAGATGGTAAACGCGCGCGCATCAGTAACCAAGAAAGGAGAAGGAATAAAACAAGTGAGCGGATGGATGTTCTCTGAAGACGCCACATTACATTGGTGTACTTGAAGAACGCCGGCGAGCTGGCCGTGTCCTCGAGAAGAGATGCGCCGGCAGCCGTCTTGCTCTGCCGCCTGGCGGTGGGCTCCATCCGCCTgcctctcctcccggccgcATTGGCatgtgcggcggcggcggtggcggcgacggactcgTCGTTGCCGGTGGAGTACTGCTGGCGTGGGCCGGAGGAGGCGTCGGAGATCATGGACaggtcgtcctcctccgcgtccTCCGAGTAGTCGCAGTGGTAGTACGGCTGCTGCGCCTTGCCGTGGAACCGGGCGGTCCCGTAGGAGTAGGACGAGTGATCGTCCAGGTAGGTGGTCCAGCCGGACTGGCAGCCGCTGCTGCAtcccgagctcgccgccgccatcgcctcccCCTCCATTCCCACCAACATCGATCTCCCGGCCGGGTCTGCCCCCTCCtctcagcagcagcacacCCTCTAATGTGCTACCAATATCACCGCCGATGAATTGGTGGCGagcaagcggcggcggcagtagACGAGACGATTACCAGCAGTGCAGTACTGCCCCAGCTAAGTAGTCGGAGGCCGAGGAGGTGGATGCGGAGACGGGGAGGCCCCACCCGGCGCGGGCCGTGACGGGATCGAGGACACGGACTCTATCACTGGCAGGTGGGGCCACGCTCCGCGGGGCCCGGGGTCAGGGAAGTGGGAGAGGACGAGCGGTGAGAAATCACGTGTGCTACAGCGAGGCAAGGGGGTTGTAACCTGTACGTGGACGGACCCGTACCCGTTAGCTGTTACGTGGTCGCTGACACGATCCTGGTGAATCCCGTTGCGTTCGGGAAGCAGCGAACCAAACACGCGCGAGGCCCTTCCGTGTGGTGCcggccggcctcgccgcctcgtctgtctcgtcctcctccggtTTCTCTCGCTCCAGGCCCGGCACGTACGGTACGGCCGCATGCGgacgaagcagcagcagcagctggccaGCTGCCAGCAGGCAGCCGATGCAGGCAGCGAGCGGCGAGGTCGGGGTCCGGAGGCCGTCTCGGGCCGGAGGCAAGGGGCGCACGGTGGTTGGTGACGGATGTTTTGTCCTGCTTGGACGCGCGTCCGTCCGCCCGTGTTGTGCCAACTCGTGTTCTGACCATCTGGGCATGCGCCTCGTGCGCACAGGGCAGGTCTCATCTAttcgtttatatttatttttataaactaaattaagacttacatttaaaattaactttaagttTTATTCATCATAAGTTAAgtatataaatgttatttataattaatttttattcgctaataagttgttttgtaCATCCttatttaaatgaaaaagtCGAGACCATAAATCTGTTCGCTACTTTGGCGTACGTGGTGACGGATCATCTGCTAGTGCGCCATCATTACAAGACGTCAAGAGCAATCAGGCGATCGCGCTCGATCGACGGATCCGGCCGCTTGATGCCACGCACCGTCACCATATACTGTACATGTTCCAGTGAATCAGTGGTGTGATCCTACAGTTCAATAGTTCCATGCCGGGGTTTCACCGTGCAAAAAGGTACAATGGGCTATGTATTGCTGATTGTATTTTGGCCTGAAGGATGCCAATTTGAGTCGCTGTTGGAGAACACACGTACGTTCCAAGAAGGCAAAAACTTTTGAACAGTTtgagaaataaacaaaaaaaatgcaattgaTGGACCTCTTCGCTGCAGTGCTTAGGATTACGACGGGCCTTGGAGACAAACTGCACAGCTCGACTAACACAAGTGACTGACTTCGCCGCTTTACATAATAAATCGACCTAACTTTACATTAGTTCACACAAGTGACTGACTTACTTTTATGTTGCACGTGATTTTGGAGCATAGTCAATCGGTACTTACTGCGATTTAAAATACCTGTCTCATTTATAACGTTcaccttttaattttaaacacgaaataaaaattacacacaaGATATGAACAGCGTTTTTATCGGAAATACAACTATACAACTTTCAttgatcataaatattttttttaaatataataatgaCAAAAGATAAAACATGTTTGTCAACATGTACAAGAAAATAAGACCGGAGGAGTACATACAACGACACTAAAACTgtactaaatatataactatatttacACTAATATGTATTCCATATGGGCAGCTCTCTAGTGCATTTtattggtagtattatactgataaaaaggtatttttatactttttaatacttgattaacaatattttagaattttgtattttttgctataaagatcataataaaaaggacaatattactctttcaaatttttactacatctaatattgttggtagtataatttattcaCAGTCTTCCAAGATCAACCGTGtgaattaaattctactaccaatAAAATACCCTGGATCCAGCTGTCAGCCCCATTCCATATACATCTATGAAAGAGTAGAAGAGAAATTCTAGTCTTTGAGAGATAATGAAAGGCGCCaaactttttttacttttgagtTTTAACACATCTATCTTTACTAAGGTActatattttgtattataaacCAGGGTAATTTGCCGTAAAATCACTTGAACGTAATTACATTTTCATCAATCCAGACATTGTTTGTACTCCATGTGCAGCTTTGTTTGAAAATACAAGCTAAATTACCATTTAACCGTGTAACTAAATAGGTCAGGGTGAGTCCAGCTGGCTTGTATATTTACTAGAGCCAACAAATATGTTCTCTCGTACATCAATTAAATGCCACACCAGCTGCCTCATGTGCTTTTCGATCGATCATTCGTCAGATCAGTCGTCAAGATCGATTTCATGTGAACTCTTGCCCCATGTTTGccttttaaaagataaaaggtaCCACGTGCCTATGGAACTTAAAAGGAAGTGAACATTGCACAAAAATTAGTATactgatatatatagtttgtttCGCATATGActtatcaaatattatatcacactaaaatcaaatcaacaTAGACACAAGTTAAATGTGACAACATGTAACGAGTATGCTCCTGAGGAGGCATCAAAGACCGGGTTGATGGTAGCAAAAATATTAGGGTTACGGGAAGTGAGGTCTAACTTAGTCTTTAAGGAGCACTACTACAAATCATGCCAACATTGATAGTCCATATCTGATGGGACCTGGGAATCCGTTATGAAGCTCGTCACCTATAATGGGTTAGCAATTTGGCCCATAAGAGGTTGGGATAAAAAGGCATGCCCATCACACATTTAGCTCATCTATGATGGTCCGTGTGTTACAAATTGTCACTGATTATCGGTGTTGGTTCGGAGTATTGGGCATGTCGCCGATAAACACCTAGCTATGATGATCAGTTGTTTTAATTCACCTGTCACAGCTATGCAAAACCATAAGTATACCGAGCTCACTCACCATGTGGGCTATCCCATAAGCACATTGTTTTCTATTTCCTATCGGAGAGTTAGGGGTGAATTTTTATGTAGCTTCATGGGTAAAGAGGGGGTGGGGATCCTATCTAGGATATACTACATCCATCcacaaatataagtatttgtaGATTGTTTAGTAGAGATTAAggttaagaagaaaatacCATAGTGCTCCTTAATAAATAAGGTATGTGGGGGAGAAAATGggaagaattttaaatgggAATTGATTGATGGAAGAAGTAGTACTACGAATAgtgctagaaatgcttatattttggtatataagatttaaatttcacaaatgcttacattttggaaCGGGGAGAGTAAGTTGTATTTTTAGCAAATTGTATTATTCTAatcaatgtttatttttaatattgcagatggatagaaaaaatatgtacaatAATAATTGCTTGTGCCAAGAGTATAGAACCGAAGTTGTTTAGATATTGAATACCGCGAAGGAGGACAAATCTATAAGAGACAAGGAATTGATGGTATGTTTATGCATAAActacaaaaaaaagagagaagatgtTTGCTGAAAGAGTAGCCACAATCTATCTCACTTAATACATGTAGGATTAATGAAATATTACTCTTGTTGGACCAAACACTACAAGAACATGTGACGGCTACATCATTGAAAGGGTTGGACGAGCTGCAAGATGAGGGTAACATGTTCATTTCTTCTACGTTGGGTAGGGAAATGTTTGGTGTCAATAACGATGCTCTTGATTAGTTGTTACAGGATGTCCAGGTTTCAGCGTAGAGCTTTTTTAACATCCTTAAAAAGATACCTCAAGgcatcatatttttcagtataaaatcttgataccttgagataccataattttataataaaatttttggtaccttaatgtactttttaaggatggtaaaaaaatccattcaacatataacaaaacaaactatGAGAAGTTCACAAGCTTGGTAACGGATTCTGAGACTACTATTTTCCCTAGGTTTGAGGTCAATGTTGTCAATAGTACTTGAACTTAAGAATCTTAAGGCAAGTAATACCTAGCCAGACAAGAGATTCCCGTAGTTCCTTGATTTGCTCTAAGATATGCTCCCTAAGCTAAACACTTTGCCAAGGATGAAGTATGATGCAAATAAGGTGTTGTCTCTGTTAGGTTCGTAGGTCAGAAGAATTCACGCACGTCCGAATGATTACATATTGTACTATAAGAAGTACGTCAACTTGGATTCTTGCCTTAAATGCCAAGCTTCTCGATACAAGACTAAGAATAATTTTACAAGGGATCAAACAAGGGTGGCATGTGAAGGTTGTGTGGCCCCTTGGTCTTTGCCACCGgtatttttactatattttcgtcacaatacatatataagatAAAAACACATCAATACTTCAAAAGAGATTTTTGATTggaacattaaaaaaaattacaagagaTAAGATGATTGAAGGCATGAGTTGTGATCCCTTggttatttttctccaaaatcctATGTTCTAAAGGAATTTCAATCTGAAGGTAGGATTCAACCCTTTGTTACAACAGTTCCTCTAGGATTCgcttttagaattaaaatccTCCTAAATTTCATGTTATGCTTCTCTTGCAAATCAAAAGGGGCCTTATAGGAAAACACTGCTTTCTCTCGTTAAAGGAGAGGACATGTGTGGGAGGGTGTTTAGGGTAACATATGgagaaatttaaatgttggGCGGAGATAGGTAGTACTTTCGGAATGCTTATATATGTACAATTTTAAATACTAGAAAAAGAATATTCTAGAGCAGAGTAATATTCATTGAGGGTAATAATTATTTGGAAACGAGAGTGTATATTCATCATCTGTACAGCGTCTTTGTCACTCTTTATTGGGTAAATTCCTAGCGATCCGGTCATTCTCATGCATTTCATATGTCAGTACGCAATTTATGCTTCCTTTTTGTATTTAAAGTGGACATTGACGTTTACATAGAGTACAGagtttttttcctcttaaATTTCACATAGATATGCATTTACTTGAAGACATGTTAGTGATATAGTGAAAAACTAGCATCATAGCCCGCGCAGATTGCGCGGCTAGCTtcgttataaaatttcttatataatattaaatatagttttatattatattgtaaaatatataatattaaagtggtaatatagttttaaacttgGACCTAActtagatcaaacttttacatttgaTGCACcgcaaattaaaacaatgacttcttttatattatcttaataacataatatatctAAGAATAATGTTACAATAAATCAAAGTTGTACAAATTTATGGCATAATATCTCTTATTTTGTTCGTCTTCTTTAATTACGTATCTTTCgtatatattacttatttatgATTGTCCATAACCTGTTTCAGACATATTTTTAGGCAtatgaggattttttttgtttaatcttGCACGATATCCTCGTAGGGATCAGATGGCAGCAGCGCCGATTAAAACACTCtgattttttcctttcctcgTCCgatttccaaaaaatattatcttttctttttttatctattattttCCTTCGATTGCTCGATTAAAAAACtgactttttttcctttccttgaCGGCAGCGGC from Oryza brachyantha chromosome 3, ObraRS2, whole genome shotgun sequence carries:
- the LOC102705416 gene encoding uncharacterized protein LOC102705416, with the translated sequence MLVGMEGEAMAAASSGCSSGCQSGWTTYLDDHSSYSYGTARFHGKAQQPYYHCDYSEDAEEDDLSMISDASSGPRQQYSTGNDESVAATAAAAHANAAGRRGRRMEPTARRQSKTAAGASLLEDTASSPAFFKYTNASAEGNGYGYGGAASPVMEMGNAADFSCALSATTGFESPLNGIPLSGYMQMQYSYSTTPVNAIPARQARRGGAEKKRR